The window GTGCCGGGAGCTACGAAAAAAGAAGATCAATGTGCCCATTTTGATGCTTACCGCGAAAGACCGGGTGAGAGATAAAGTTTTAGGATTAAATTCCGGAGCGGATGATTATCTTGCGAAACCCTTTGATTTTGAGGAGCTTTCAGCGAGAATCAGCGCATTGCTAAGAAGGAATCGGGACGATAAGACGGGTATTCTAAAAGTCGCTGATTTGGAATTAGACCAGCTGCGGCATAAAGTGAAAAGAGCAGGGGAAGAAATCCAGCTTAGTAGCAAAGAATTTGCACTTCTGGAATATTTAATGCTTAATGCCAATCATGTTGTTACACGGACAACGATCTCTGAGCATGTCTGGCATGAGGATTTCGATAGTTTCACGAATGTCATTGATGTATTTATCAGTTTTTTGCGTACCAAGGTAGACAAAAATCACAATAAACCGCTCATTCATACCATTCATGGTAAAGGGTACATAATAAAGGAAGAATAATGCGCCTTGATCTTATTAATTTTAAACGAAAAAAATTATACGTTATTTTATTAAGTGTTATTTTAGGC of the Candidatus Omnitrophota bacterium genome contains:
- a CDS encoding response regulator transcription factor, with amino-acid sequence MRILLVEDEIKISNFIKRGLKEENYIVDTAFDGEKAMFLSEINPYDLIILDIMLPQIDGITMCRELRKKKINVPILMLTAKDRVRDKVLGLNSGADDYLAKPFDFEELSARISALLRRNRDDKTGILKVADLELDQLRHKVKRAGEEIQLSSKEFALLEYLMLNANHVVTRTTISEHVWHEDFDSFTNVIDVFISFLRTKVDKNHNKPLIHTIHGKGYIIKEE